A window of the Streptomyces sp. JB150 genome harbors these coding sequences:
- a CDS encoding acyl-CoA dehydrogenase: protein MAGSADFDLYRPSEEHDMLRDAVRALAEAKIAPHAAAVDEEARFPQEALDALVANDLHAVHVPESYGGAGADALATVIVIEEVARVCASSSLIPAVNKLGSLPVILSGSEELKKKYMTPLAKGEAMFSYCLSEPDAGSDAAGMKTRAVRDGDHWVLNGVKRWITNAGVSEFYTVMAVTDPSKRSKGISAFVVEKSDEGVSFGAPEKKLGIKGSPTREVYLDNVRIPADRMIGEEGTGFATAMKTLDHTRITIAAQALGIAQGALDYAKGYVQERKQFGKPIADFQGIQFMLADMAMKISAARALTYQAAAASERGDADLTYLGAAAKCFASDIAMEVTTDAVQLLGGYGYTRDYPVERMMRDAKITQIYEGTNQVQRIVMARNLP from the coding sequence TTGGCCGGATCGGCTGATTTCGACCTGTACCGCCCGTCCGAGGAGCACGACATGCTCCGCGACGCCGTCCGCGCGCTGGCCGAGGCGAAGATCGCGCCGCACGCCGCAGCCGTGGACGAGGAGGCCCGCTTCCCGCAGGAGGCGCTGGACGCCCTGGTCGCCAACGACCTGCACGCCGTGCACGTCCCCGAGTCCTACGGCGGCGCGGGCGCCGACGCCCTCGCGACCGTCATCGTGATCGAGGAGGTGGCCCGCGTCTGCGCGTCGTCCTCCCTCATCCCCGCGGTGAACAAGCTCGGCTCGCTCCCCGTCATCCTCTCCGGCTCCGAGGAGCTGAAGAAGAAGTACATGACCCCGCTCGCCAAGGGCGAGGCGATGTTCTCGTACTGCCTCTCCGAGCCCGACGCGGGCTCCGACGCGGCCGGCATGAAGACGCGCGCGGTCCGCGACGGCGACCACTGGGTGCTCAACGGCGTCAAGCGCTGGATCACCAACGCGGGCGTGTCGGAGTTCTACACGGTGATGGCCGTGACGGACCCGTCCAAGCGCTCCAAGGGCATCTCCGCCTTCGTCGTCGAGAAGTCCGACGAGGGCGTCTCCTTCGGCGCCCCCGAGAAGAAGCTCGGCATCAAGGGCTCGCCGACCCGCGAGGTCTACCTGGACAACGTCCGCATCCCCGCCGACCGCATGATCGGCGAGGAGGGCACCGGCTTCGCCACGGCGATGAAGACCCTCGACCACACCCGCATCACCATCGCCGCCCAGGCCCTCGGCATCGCCCAGGGCGCCCTCGACTACGCCAAGGGCTACGTCCAGGAGCGCAAGCAGTTCGGCAAGCCGATCGCCGACTTCCAGGGCATCCAGTTCATGCTCGCCGACATGGCCATGAAGATCTCGGCCGCCCGCGCCCTGACCTACCAGGCCGCCGCCGCCTCCGAGCGCGGCGACGCCGACCTCACCTACCTCGGCGCGGCGGCGAAGTGCTTCGCCTCCGACATCGCCATGGAGGTCACCACGGACGCCGTCCAGCTCCTCGGCGGCTACGGCTACACCCGTGACTACCCGGTCGAGCGCATGATGCGCGACGCCAAGATCACCCAGATCTACGAGGGC
- a CDS encoding UDP-glucose/GDP-mannose dehydrogenase family protein, with translation MALKITVIGTGYLGATHAAAMAELGFEVLGLDVVPEKIEMLRRGETPMYEPGLDELLRKHVAGIEGSTGRLRFTTDWAEVGAFGDVHFVCVNTPQRHGEYACDMSYVDAAFASLAPHLNGPALVVGKSTVPVGSADRLARYLAEHAPAGGDAELAWNPEFLREGFAVQDTLHPDRIVVGVRSDRAEKLLREVYATPLAEGTPFVVTDFPTAELVKTSANSFLATKISFINAMAEVCEAAGGDVAKLAEAIGYDDRIGRKFLRAGIGFGGGCLPKDIRAFMARAGELGADQALTFLREIDSINMRQRGQMVELARQALGGGPFLGKRVAVLGATFKPDSDDVRDSPALNVAGQIHLQGGQVTVYDPKGMDNARRIFPTLGYADSAREAVRGADVVLHLTEWREFRELDPEALGEVAAARVILDGRNALDPELWRRAGWTYRAMGRPTA, from the coding sequence ATGGCCCTCAAGATCACCGTGATCGGCACCGGCTATCTCGGCGCCACGCACGCCGCGGCCATGGCCGAACTCGGGTTCGAGGTGCTGGGGCTCGACGTGGTCCCCGAGAAGATCGAGATGCTGCGGCGGGGCGAGACCCCGATGTACGAGCCGGGCCTGGACGAGCTGCTGCGCAAGCACGTCGCCGGGATCGAGGGCTCCACCGGGCGGCTGCGCTTCACCACCGACTGGGCCGAGGTCGGCGCGTTCGGCGACGTCCACTTCGTCTGCGTGAACACCCCGCAGCGGCACGGCGAGTACGCCTGCGACATGTCGTACGTCGACGCCGCGTTCGCCTCGCTCGCCCCGCACCTGAACGGCCCCGCCCTGGTCGTCGGCAAGTCCACGGTCCCCGTCGGCTCCGCCGACCGGCTCGCCCGCTACCTCGCCGAGCACGCCCCGGCCGGCGGTGACGCCGAACTGGCCTGGAACCCCGAGTTCCTGCGCGAGGGCTTCGCCGTCCAGGACACCCTGCACCCGGACCGGATCGTGGTCGGCGTGCGCAGCGACCGCGCGGAGAAGCTGCTGCGCGAGGTGTACGCCACGCCGCTCGCCGAGGGCACCCCGTTCGTCGTCACCGACTTCCCGACCGCCGAACTGGTGAAGACCTCCGCGAACTCCTTCCTCGCCACCAAGATCTCCTTCATCAACGCGATGGCCGAGGTCTGCGAGGCCGCGGGCGGCGACGTCGCCAAGCTGGCCGAGGCGATCGGCTACGACGACCGGATCGGCCGCAAGTTCCTGCGCGCCGGCATCGGCTTCGGCGGCGGCTGCCTGCCCAAGGACATCCGGGCGTTCATGGCCCGCGCCGGCGAGCTGGGCGCCGACCAGGCGCTGACCTTCCTGCGCGAGATCGACTCGATCAACATGCGCCAGCGCGGCCAGATGGTGGAACTCGCCCGGCAGGCCCTCGGCGGCGGGCCCTTCCTCGGCAAGCGGGTCGCGGTGCTCGGCGCCACCTTCAAGCCGGACTCGGACGACGTCCGCGACTCGCCCGCGCTGAACGTGGCCGGGCAGATCCACCTCCAGGGCGGCCAGGTCACCGTCTACGACCCGAAGGGCATGGACAACGCCCGCCGGATCTTCCCCACCCTCGGCTACGCCGACTCCGCGCGGGAGGCGGTGCGCGGCGCCGACGTCGTGCTGCACCTGACGGAGTGGCGGGAGTTCCGCGAGCTGGACCCGGAGGCGCTCGGCGAGGTCGCGGCGGCCCGCGTCATCCTCGACGGCCGCAACGCGCTCGACCCCGAGCTGTGGCGCCGGGCCGGCTGGACGTACCGCGCGATGGGCCGCCCCACCGC